The DNA window CTGAAAACGTGGTATGGGGGCGGGAAGGTCTCGACCGATACTCCATGTGGCTTGCAGGGCATGGCTGGAAGAAGTGGTCTTGGGTggcacaaccccccccccaagggttacaatactaaccctcctcctttacccAGGTTTGAGACAggcaaaatgaaccataaagagacactatggcggagttacaaaaaaatatttcaacttttttaacGTTTTCGTTTTTCCCTTGTGGTCCACCAAGGAGCCTACAAGTCacggtaaaacatgaacatgtggctgtgtgaatcaaatgccgttatttatttaggataaaatatttcaaattcagttactTATGATCAACCTGCGCGGTCAATCCCGGCGCATGCGCGCTTTATTTGCAGTCTGGACACGGAGGGTAAACATGATGAGAGGGACTCCTGCGGTAGTGGGAGAACGGGGTTTGGACGGGGGAGGTGCCCCCCGACAGCACctgccgctggaggacaagagtaGGAACGATAGGTGCTTTCACGTTAGAGTCtccaaaagtcgctagatttgtcgctagtcgcatttttgaaaaagagtcaCTGGAGgagtctgaaaagttgctaaatatagcgataaagtcgctgagttggcaacactggcCAGGAGTGCTCTGAACTTTGCATTGAACTAATGCATTGTTATTCCTTCCCCATGGTACATGGTCAGAATTCAATTTGACTTCATTCATTCCCTTATCATGGCCTTAATATGCTGGCAAAACAATACGTTATTAAtcacaaaggggaaaaaaatggttgcAGGTTATCTCTGGTCGTTGAACCAACCTATGCCTACATGAAAAAGTGTATCCCCTTTTTAAATCACAGTTCAGCAGGGATTATACGCAAAAGCTGAGTACTGCCAGACATGTAGAATCAAGatttaatgtaaacaaaacTTGTTTGATGGCCAGAACCCTAACATTATACCTCAAAATTTAAAAACTCTTGTGAAACAAAGTTGTTGaggtcaaatttatttttataaacaaaatctaaagtggtatgtattttgtgtttaacCCCTTTTGCACCAATATGCCAAACGGACTACCTTCAGAGGTAACCTGATTTTAACTGTCTAATTTAATCCAGCTGTTCAGTGAACACCAAAGAGAATCTTCTATTGCAAACAGCATcgtgaagaccaagaaacacagcagagaggTTAAATCCCATTTAGGTTCAAAAAGAATATCCCAAGCTCTGTTAAAGGAAGCAATAACACGTCGCCTTTCAGGGTCTCCACAATGATCATGTGAAGATAAGAAAAATCTTGACTGGTGATCAACAGTTGGTTATAAACATAAAGTTTCTAATGGAAACAAGCAACCAGGAAGCATCGATTTGCATGCTGCTTCGTTATGCTGAATGACTAAGAAGATGGTATCACTGCTACAAACCATACAAAAGAGTTTAGAAATCAACCCCAACTTTAACACTAAGGCACAAATTTAATGGGAAAGTTATTCTGAGTCATTCAGACTCAAATGGACATTACTGTATATGTTGCTAGTTTTCTGTTACTGCAACCGGTTGTTTCTTCCAGGAAACATCCATAATTACACAAAtacaagacaaaataaagagtTATTGCATACACTGAATACTTTTATTGAAAGTATTGTTGAAAGGTTCTCTGTTATTAACATAATACTGGGAGGAATTTTAGTTGTACATTTGATGACTTAATTGATAGATGGCCAGGAGTACAACTAACTTGcttatttaataaatgaaaaaggcCTTGCTGACACTTGGAGAATTAATAATCCAGGCAGTAACGGGTTTTCTTGGACAAACAGGGCTCGTTCTCTACGATCTAGAATAgatttttggttgattttggAATCTCTTGCTTAACTTAATTGTAAAACCAAAATTACCCTTAACAGACCCCAGAACAATTACACTAACCTTACATTTATCACTAAACAAGCCTTCTCAAAGATACCCAGCCTATTGGAAACTTAATATCTTTCTTTTACAAAGTGACGCTCTAAGGGAAATGGTAAGAAATAACATTTCTGAATATTTTAAGATTGCTAAAGAGGATTATCAAAAACAATGGGAACTTTCAAAACTTGAGTTAAGGAAAACttttgtaaacaaaaaacagaaaggaaaatggagggaaatactttaataaccAACCTTACTTCACTATCATCCATTTTGCCAGAAAACATCAGCAAATAGAACCCCTATCTATACAACTAAAACTAGATCaattatacataaataaaactaaaggtgTGCTTGTATGTTCAAGAGCTAAATGGTTGGAGGGTGAACAGAATTATAGTATCAGACTCTCTTCAGATGTTACTATCGTAGATAATCCTAGTGAATTATTCAAGATCTGGGAAAACTATTATAAAGTACTATATAACTCAAATATTTCAATTTCTAAAATGGATGATTTCTTTAAGAATCTTggtgatattaaaaaaatggagaagTCAAAAAGTCAATCTGTGATTCACATAGAATTCTTATAGAAATTTTGAGtgctattacattttttttaattaaacaaatcaaTATGCACTGATGGTCTTACCTCTaaatttttataaattattcTTAACCCACCTTGCCCTCTTTCCATTGAATGTTTTTACAGAAAGTACAACTACCATCTACGCTACGTCAAGGTCTAATTATACTTTGGTGAGCAGTATAAAAGGTCAGTGTGCACCTTATATGCATTAACAGTTCAGTTAAAATGTCCCATGGGACCTATGCAAATATTAGCACATTTCATAAAGAATAGCCATTTAAGGGTATTAGAATTGCGGTGAGAGAAATATGTTTGGGTCAACTGGCAACAACCagttttttaaaacactgcacTCAAATAGAATATGCCTCAAACTTAAAATCTCTAAATGCAAATTACTTCCTATTAAAATCCCCCATGAGACAGAAATCCCAGGAATTCCagtaaaacaaagttaaatatCTTGGTATTACTAtcgtaaaagaagaaaaacaaagatcagGTGAAAATTTCTATCCCCTCATTGCTTTGGTTCAGAAGAAATTTAATATGTGGTTACAGAGAGATTTATCCATCTCTGGTACGTGTAATACTTTCTAAAGCATGAAGGTCTCTCCAACTTGATATATTGCAGTTCTGCTCTTGAGTTTATCTCTGTACATCAACTCTTCAATAAAGAGGGTAATACTTACTCCTATAATGACCAAATATAACTTTCCTGTACTGTCTAAAGAATTTGCAGTTGTGGTTGATGCCATTCCCGCAGGGGTGAAAATGTTGACATCAACTTCTTTTCAACAACATACTGACTACTTAACAGAGCAACTCTTTATTGACAACTCTGACCCATTCTTAAGTAGGAGAACCAATAATAATTGTATTAGGGAGCTAATAATAAGAAACCGTATACGTAAACCAGCTTCTACATTTTTCTGGGACAATATTTACACTTATATTTGTTGGAAAAATGTTTGGTtattaccaaaaaaaacaactttgcatCTGATAAGATTTGAGTGACTATAAAAATTGTGCATAGATGTTATCTGGTTAATAGTAAAATTTAGAATTTAAGTATCGCCCAAATGTAGACCCATTGTGTTCATTGTGCCACAACTCTGAGGAAACTATCACCCATCTTTTCTGGGACTGCTCTTATACCTAAATGTTTTGGAAAGATACATTGTTGTTCATTAGAAGAAAATTGGAAATGGACATACTCTTCAACTTTCactattttgttttggtctatcacatgaaatgCCAATAAATAGGTCAATGTTTGTGATTGTAGAGTGAAAAAGAGCAAACAAGTTTAAGCGGTGTGCATATTTCTTGCCAGCCACTGTAAAGTCCCTgtaagaaaaaagttaaatattgcttTTCATATCCAATCTTTTCAAGGTGTACCCTTACacctgcaataaaaaaaaaagcagcagaggtCAGGGAATCGCTCCATCCAGACTAAGTTAGCATGCAAAAGATCACTAGCTTTACATAATGTTTCGTGTCAACTTTGATCTACAGTACACATGAAGGCAGCTTTTAAAAAACTTTGAATGTTCACCAAGACAATATTTGTTTTGAAGACGTATTTTTGCCACTTTGTTTAGGAGATCACGTGTGgtatttttgtgtatgaaaATGTTCTGTAGTCTTACCGGCTTCTTAAGAAGGGGATAAAATCAgtctctgttgttttttggaCAAAGGTTCTGTCAGGATGGAGAAGATCATCTGCAGCGTTTTCATTCTCACAAGTGcctgttgttggtgtgaaaaaCATGTCTCTGTCCAACATAATGCAAAAACTTGGGCTGAAGCTAGGAAACACTGTGAGGAACACTATATTGACCTTCTAAGCATCgccagtgaggaggaggagaatgtTTTAAAGGAGTATTTGAAGGACAactgggtggatggatggatcggTATGTACTGGAATGCCAGTGAAAGTGCATGGATGTGGTCAGGAGGAGACTTGGTCACTTACAAAGGCGACCTAGAAGACAGTTATGAACATGGTAAAAATGTCCTTTGGAAAAAGTATAAATGGGAATGGAAAAATGGAATGGAAGACCacagtttcttctgcctgaacaTGCGTGCTGTGCAGGAAAAGAAGACATGGGAAGACGCTCTGGAGTTCTGCAGAGAGCAGCATACCGACCTCACCAGCCTGCTCTCTGTGACAGAGAACCGTCTGGCTCAGATTAAGACCCAGTCGGAAAATTTCACCGAGCAGGTGTGGGTCGGCATGCGTTACCTTGGAGACACCTGGATGTGGGTGAACGGAGACCCTCTGCTGTATAAGGCCTGGCAGCAGGACGGGGACCTGGACCACCAGTGTCCGATGCTGAAACGCTGCGGGGCTTTAACCAAAAACGGAGTGTGGGAGGCCAGGGACTGCCAGGAGAAACTCAGCTTCATTTGCGTCTGAGTGATTCAACAAAATTAATGGTCAAGTCTGTGTTTGGAAAGGCTTCAAAACGCCTGATATATCCATCATATCCAACTACATCTTGGTTTTCATGTCCTGTTATTAATTTCTtgttaattacatttattccaAGCTGTGTTTATTCTCTTTTGTGATAATAATTACTTATGTTAATGTAAAACTGATGGGAACATGTGGAATACGCACCATGATCACTGAGGAGGGGAA is part of the Fundulus heteroclitus isolate FHET01 unplaced genomic scaffold, MU-UCD_Fhet_4.1 scaffold_401, whole genome shotgun sequence genome and encodes:
- the LOC118560204 gene encoding snaclec stejaggregin-B subunit beta-1-like; this encodes MRAVQEKKTWEDALEFCREQHTDLTSLLSVTENRLAQIKTQSENFTEQVWVGMRYLGDTWMWVNGDPLLYKAWQQDGDLDHQCPMLKRCGALTKNGVWEARDCQEKLSFICV